From Dehalococcoidia bacterium, the proteins below share one genomic window:
- a CDS encoding type I restriction endonuclease subunit R — translation MHYTEDALVQQTTAEYLEQQLGWESVYAYNTETFGPDGTLGRTSDREVVLTRYLRQKIVELNPGLPDEAYDDALRQVTATTAAQTLLATNREKHDLIRDGVQVTFRNGKGERVKQRLRLFDFNEPTNNHFLCVRELWVRGDLYRRRADMVGFVNGLPLLFMELKNINKDIRAAYERNFKDYKDTVPHLFHHNEFVVLANGVDAKIGSVTSRFEHFQEWKRLAEDDPGVVDMETLLKGVCDKHNFIDLLENFILFDDSSGEPKKILARNHQFLGVNRAIEAVKDRKNRQGKLGVFWHTQGAGKSYSMVTFTRKVHRKLGGNFTFLILTDRDDLDTQIYKTFAGCGVVNNDRDPCRATGGDHLSRLLAEQKSHIFSLIQKFNQDVGPDAGYTQRDDIIVITDEAHRTQYGILALNMRNALPNASYIGFTGTPLFKEDEITRRVFGDYLSTYDFQRAVEDKATVPLYYDARGDKLGVAVGDLNERIAAKLEELETEGIDVEQRLEKELKRDYHIITADKRLDAVASDFVRHYSKAWETGKAILVCIDKITCVRMYTLITRYWDERIAELESEKGSAADEQEETYRCRQIAWMRETRIAVVVSEEQGEVETFRQWGMDITPHRRLIKEGMELPDSMRNKPQFRNMQRMALDDAFKAEEHPFRIAIVCAMWLTGFDVPCLSTLYLDKPLKAHTLMQAIARANRVNEGKNNGLIVDYCGILKNLRKALATFAGQEDGGRGGQGSETDPARPEDELLEDLKEAIAFVRGFLTEHRASLDDIITKAGFERNAAIIAAKEAANENDETRKRFEVMCREVFKKFRACINVKGINTHRGEYDGINVIYKSLQQDREKADITDIIRELQQVVDEVIETHPAGEIEDSETYDISKIDFDRLRKEFNRSPAKHTTVQNLKQAIEQKLQRLLEQNPLRTDFQRHYEEIVADYNREKDRVTIEKTFEALLRFMGDLDEEDTRAVREGLDEESLAIFDLLKKPDLSASDIKRIKSVAVELLETLKAEKLRIDHWQDKEATRDAVRLAIRDFLWSDKTGLPIGSYTEHEVTMKAEGVFLHIFRAYPILPSPFFVSTPAPR, via the coding sequence ATTCACTACACCGAAGACGCCCTCGTCCAGCAGACGACTGCCGAGTATCTGGAGCAACAACTCGGCTGGGAATCGGTTTATGCCTATAACACTGAGACCTTCGGGCCGGATGGCACGCTGGGACGTACGTCCGACCGCGAGGTGGTACTCACGCGCTATCTCCGGCAAAAGATCGTTGAGCTGAATCCAGGGCTACCGGACGAAGCCTATGATGATGCCTTACGTCAGGTTACGGCCACCACGGCTGCCCAGACACTGCTGGCAACGAATCGCGAAAAGCACGATCTGATTAGAGACGGTGTGCAGGTCACCTTTCGAAACGGCAAAGGCGAGAGAGTGAAACAACGGCTGCGCTTGTTCGACTTCAATGAGCCAACCAATAACCATTTTCTGTGCGTGCGAGAGCTTTGGGTTCGAGGCGATCTGTACCGCCGCCGTGCAGATATGGTGGGGTTTGTCAATGGCTTGCCGCTGCTGTTCATGGAACTGAAAAACATCAACAAGGATATTCGGGCTGCCTACGAGCGGAACTTCAAAGATTACAAGGACACTGTACCACACTTATTCCACCACAACGAATTCGTCGTCCTTGCCAACGGGGTAGACGCAAAAATAGGATCGGTGACCAGCCGATTCGAGCATTTTCAAGAATGGAAGCGTCTGGCAGAGGACGACCCTGGTGTGGTTGACATGGAGACGCTGCTCAAGGGCGTCTGTGATAAGCACAACTTCATCGACCTGCTGGAGAATTTCATTCTCTTCGACGACTCCTCCGGCGAGCCGAAGAAGATTCTGGCCCGCAATCATCAGTTTCTAGGAGTTAATCGAGCCATCGAGGCAGTGAAGGATCGCAAGAACCGCCAGGGTAAACTGGGCGTATTCTGGCACACCCAGGGCGCAGGCAAGAGCTACTCGATGGTGACATTCACCCGGAAGGTCCACCGCAAGCTCGGCGGCAACTTCACCTTCCTCATTCTGACTGACCGCGATGACCTGGACACCCAAATTTACAAGACTTTCGCTGGCTGCGGTGTAGTGAACAACGACCGTGACCCGTGTCGAGCAACCGGTGGCGATCATTTGAGTCGGCTTCTTGCCGAGCAAAAGTCGCACATCTTCTCTCTGATCCAGAAGTTCAACCAAGATGTGGGCCCGGACGCAGGGTACACGCAGCGAGATGATATCATCGTCATCACGGACGAGGCACACCGTACGCAATACGGCATACTGGCTCTGAACATGCGAAATGCTCTGCCGAACGCCAGCTATATTGGCTTCACGGGTACGCCGCTGTTCAAGGAGGATGAGATCACACGGCGGGTGTTTGGGGACTACCTCTCCACCTATGACTTCCAACGTGCGGTCGAGGACAAGGCCACTGTACCGCTCTATTACGATGCGAGGGGAGACAAACTCGGCGTGGCCGTGGGTGACTTGAACGAACGGATTGCTGCCAAGCTCGAGGAACTGGAGACCGAGGGTATCGATGTCGAGCAGCGGTTAGAGAAAGAACTCAAGCGCGATTATCACATCATCACGGCGGACAAACGGTTGGACGCAGTTGCGAGCGATTTCGTTAGACACTACTCAAAAGCGTGGGAGACCGGCAAGGCGATTCTTGTCTGCATCGACAAGATCACGTGCGTGCGGATGTATACCCTGATCACCAGATATTGGGATGAACGCATCGCTGAGTTAGAGTCTGAAAAAGGCTCAGCGGCTGACGAGCAAGAGGAGACTTATCGCTGCCGGCAGATAGCGTGGATGCGGGAAACGCGTATAGCAGTTGTCGTCAGTGAGGAGCAAGGAGAGGTCGAGACATTCCGCCAGTGGGGCATGGACATCACCCCACATCGCCGGTTAATCAAAGAGGGAATGGAACTGCCTGACTCCATGCGAAATAAGCCGCAGTTCCGCAATATGCAACGTATGGCCCTGGATGATGCCTTCAAGGCAGAGGAGCACCCATTCCGGATCGCTATCGTATGTGCAATGTGGCTGACGGGTTTTGATGTGCCATGCTTATCGACGTTGTATCTGGATAAGCCCCTCAAGGCACACACGCTTATGCAGGCGATTGCTCGTGCCAACCGGGTGAATGAGGGCAAGAACAACGGACTGATCGTTGACTACTGCGGTATCCTCAAGAACCTGCGTAAGGCTCTGGCGACGTTTGCCGGACAGGAAGACGGTGGCCGTGGAGGCCAAGGCAGTGAAACCGATCCCGCTAGACCTGAAGACGAGCTTCTGGAGGACCTGAAGGAAGCCATTGCATTTGTTCGGGGATTTCTGACCGAGCACAGAGCTTCGCTCGACGATATCATTACAAAGGCGGGTTTCGAGCGAAATGCTGCCATCATCGCTGCCAAAGAGGCGGCCAATGAAAACGACGAGACTCGCAAGCGGTTTGAGGTAATGTGCCGGGAAGTTTTCAAGAAGTTCAGAGCGTGCATCAATGTCAAAGGTATCAACACACACCGAGGCGAGTACGATGGGATCAATGTGATCTACAAAAGTCTCCAGCAGGACCGGGAAAAGGCAGACATTACCGACATCATCAGGGAACTGCAACAAGTGGTCGACGAAGTCATTGAAACCCATCCCGCCGGGGAGATCGAAGATTCCGAGACCTATGACATCAGCAAGATCGATTTTGATCGGCTCCGAAAGGAGTTTAATCGAAGTCCTGCCAAACATACCACAGTGCAGAACCTGAAACAGGCCATTGAACAGAAGCTTCAACGGCTACTGGAACAGAATCCACTTCGCACAGACTTCCAGCGTCATTATGAAGAAATCGTCGCCGACTACAATCGCGAGAAGGACAGGGTGACAATTGAAAAGACTTTCGAGGCACTTCTTCGCTTCATGGGCGACCTTGATGAAGAGGATACCCGAGCGGTGCGCGAAGGGCTCGACGAGGAATCACTGGCCATTTTCGATCTCTTGAAAAAGCCTGACCTGAGCGCATCTGATATCAAGCGAATCAAATCTGTGGCTGTCGAATTGCTGGAAACCCTCAAGGCCGAAAAGTTGCGAATCGATCACTGGCAAGACAAGGAGGCTACCCGCGATGCAGTGCGCCTCGCTATCCGAGATTTTCTATGGAGCGACAAAACAGGGTTGCCCATCGGTTCTTACACTGAGCACGAAGTGACCATGAAAGCTGAGGGTGTTTTCCTACACATATTCCGGGCATATCCGATTCTGCCATCGCCCTTCTTCGTAAGCACACCAGCCCCAAGATAA